Proteins from a single region of Theobroma cacao cultivar B97-61/B2 chromosome 10, Criollo_cocoa_genome_V2, whole genome shotgun sequence:
- the LOC18587499 gene encoding trans-cinnamate 4-monooxygenase, whose translation MTLFLSLQPQTNTQMDLLLLEKALVSLFITVILAILISKLRSKRFRLPPGPIPVPVFGNWLQVGDDLNHRNLTDLAKKFGDIFLLRMGQRNLVVVSSPELAKEVLHTQGVEFGSRTRNVVFDIFTGKGQDMVFTVYGEHWRKMRRIMTVPFFTNKVVQQYRHGWEDEVARVVEDVRKNPEAATNGIVLRRRLQLMMYNNMYRIMFDRRFESEDDPLFVKLKALNGERSRLAQSFEYNYGDFIPILRPFLRGYLKLCKEVKEMRLQLFKDYFLEERKNLASTTISDNNALKCAIDHILDAQQKGEINEDNVLYIVENINVAAIETTLWSIEWGIAELVNHPEIQQKLRNEIDTVLGPGVPVTEPDTHKLPYLQAVIKETLRLRMAIPLLVPHMNLHDAKLGGYDIPAESKVLVNAWWLANNPAKWKNPEEFRPERFFEEEAKVEANGNDFRYLPFGVGRRSCPGIILALPILGITLGRLVQNFELLPPPGQAKLDTSEKGGQFSLHILKHSTIVAKPRVF comes from the exons ATGACTCTCTTTCTTAGCCTGCAGCCCCAAACCAACACCCAAATGGACCTCCTCCTCCTAGAGAAAGCTCTTGTTTCCCTATTCATCACCGTAATCTTAGCCATTTTGATCTCCAAGCTTCGCAGCAAGCGCTTCAGACTCCCTCCTGGCCCCATTCCAGTGCCTGTTTTCGGCAACTGGCTCCAGGTTGGTGATGACTTGAACCACCGCAACCTCACCGACTTAGCCAAGAAGTTTGGTGACATTTTCTTGCTCCGCATGGGGCAGCGTAACCTTGTGGTTGTCTCTTCCCCGGAGCTGGCCAAAGAGGTTTTGCACACTCAGGGAGTTGAGTTCGGGTCCAGAACAAGGAATGTTGTGTTTGATATCTTCACAGGCAAAGGGCAGGACATGGTTTTCACCGTGTACGGGGAGCATTGGCGCAAAATGAGGAGGATCATGACCGTTCCTTTCTTCACCAACAAGGTGGTGCAGCAGTATAGACATGGATGGGAAGACGAGGTTGCCAGGGTCGTTGAAGATGTGAGGAAGAATCCGGAGGCGGCGACGAATGGGATTGTTCTGAGGAGGAGATTGCAGCTTATGATGTACAACAACATGTACAGGATCATGTTCGATAGGAGGTTTGAGAGTGAGGATGATCCTTTGTTTGTAAAACTCAAGGCTTTGAATGGAGAGAGGAGTAGATTGGCTCAGAGCTTTGAGTACAACTATGGCGATTTCATCCCCATCTTGAGGCCATTCTTAAGAGGGTATTTGAAGTTATGCAAGGAAGTGAAGGAAATGAGATTGCAACTCTTCAAGGACTATTTCCTTGAGGAGAGGAA GAATCTTGCAAGCACAACAATAAGTGACAACAACGCTCTGAAGTGTGCTATAGATCACATTCTTGATGCTCAGCAGAAGGGAGAGATCAATGAAGACAATGTCCTTTACATTGTTGAGAATATCAATGTTGCTG CCATTGAAACAACACTATGGTCAATTGAATGGGGCATTGCTGAGCTTGTGAACCATCCTGAGATCCAGCAGAAGCTTCGTAATGAAATCGACACCGTGCTCGGACCCGGCGTGCCGGTTACCGAACCTGACACCCACAAACTTCCTTATCTCCAGGCAGTGATCAAGGAGACACTGCGGCTGCGGATGGCCATCCCTCTACTAGTCCCACACATGAACCTCCACGATGCCAAGCTTGGTGGGTATGACATCCCAGCAGAGAGCAAGGTCCTTGTGAATGCATGGTGGTTAGCCAACAACCCAGCCAAATGGAAGAACCCAGAAGAGTTCAGGCCCGAAAGGTTCTTCGAGGAGGAAGCCAAGGTCGAAGCCAATGGGAATGACTTCAGGTATCTTCCATTTGGTGTTGGAAGGAGGAGCTGTCCAGGAATCATCCTTGCGCTGCCAATCTTGGGGATCACGTTGGGACGCTTGGTGCAGAACTTTGAGCTGTTGCCTCCTCCAGGACAGGCTAAGCTTGACACTTCGGAGAAGGGAGGACAGTTCAGCTTGCACATCCTGAAGCATTCAACCATTGTTGCAAAGCCAAGGGTGTTTTAA
- the LOC18587500 gene encoding WRKY transcription factor 55 codes for MVKSETDKAKRKRPDQTMEETFSLMLHGCKLAKDLESNLGNLAHQPEILSKSCDDIVKVFAAAKERLNADQDPALFTQLLRQSPSSSQQPQQSTDPSLQEWLKYGVITQAMDMIQQQILAGKAPLETNEMGGKNLLEGSASARLKGSVGAEIQAMELSDSGRGSSSSSQRPRRSRKDDEEKCTMTVPAPQMGNTDLPPEDNFTWRKYGQKEILGSRYPRAYYRCTHQKLYNCPAKKQVQRLDNDFYTFEVTYIGQHTCHMSSTAPSIPPPPPLETGTQDQIMTQAMVSQPTPASSSSVPLGRWLSMEFTSLASASCGSGSGGAGGSTATARYGREVDYPVVADMADVMFNSGSSSSNSMEFIFPSVEDKWEAGDKKN; via the exons ATGGTCAAATCCGAAACAGACAAAGCAAAGAGAAAACGCCCTGATCAAACCATGGAAGAGACCTTCTCTTTGATGCTTCATGGTTGTAAGTTAGCTAAAGACCTTGAATCAAACCTGGGAAATCTGGCACACCAACCGGAGATCCTTTCCAAGTCCTGTGATGATATCGTGAAGGTTTTTGCTGCTGCGAAAGAACGGTTGAATGCTGATCAAGACCCCGCTTTGTTTACGCAGTTACTCCGCCAATCCCCGAGTTCATCACAGCAGCCGCAGCAGAGCACCGATCCCAGCTTGCAGGAATGGCTAAAGTATGGTGTTATTACACAGGCAATGGACATGATTCAGCAGCAGATTTTGGCCGGAAAAGCTCCGTTGGAAACCAacgaaatgggtggaaagaaCTTGTTGGAGGGTTCTGCTTCTGCTCGATTGAAGGGCAGCGTAGGAGCAGAGATCCAGGCAATGGAATTATCAGATTCTGGTAGAGGCTCTTCATCCTCATCGCAGCGACCCCGAAGAAG CAGGAAGGATGATGAAGAGAAATGCACCATGACAGTCCCAGCTCCACAGATGGGAAACACTGATCTCCCACCGGAGGATAACTTCACCTGGAGAAAATACGGGCAGAAAGAAATTCTGGGTTCAAGATACCCGag GGCATACTACCGGTGCACACACCAGAAGCTGTACAACTGCCCCGCAAAGAAGCAAGTGCAGCGCCTGGACAACGACTTCTACACATTTGAAGTAACATACATCGGTCAACATACGTGCCACATGTCCTCCACGGCACCGTCAATCCCGCCACCACCCCCTCTAGAGACAGGAACACAGGACCAGATAATGACCCAAGCCATGGTTAGTCAGCCTACACcagcttcttcttcctcaGTTCCTCTAGGAAGATGGCTCTCAATGGAATTCACTAGCCTTGCTTCTGCTTCATGTGGAAGTGGTAGTGGCGGTGCAGGTGGCTCCACCGCAACAGCCCGATACGGTCGGGAGGTTGACTATCCGGTGGTGGCGGATATGGCTGATGTAATGTTTAATTCAGGTAGCAGCAGCAGCAATAGCAtggaatttatttttccttctgTGGAAGATAAGTGGGAGGCAGGGGACAAGAAAAATTGA
- the LOC18587501 gene encoding probable WRKY transcription factor 70, translating to MGTTLFPCPERLSSDKKRVIQELVHGQECATQLQILFHKPSEERGQLTAKELVQKILRSFNETISVLSSCDSAQVSRNQATNSNDDSPCCVDRRSEDSSESRKRPSSKDRRGCYKRKRAANTWTVISAAMEDGHAWRKYGQKEILNAKHPRSYFRCTRKYDQGCRATKQVQRMEDDSQMFQTVYIGSHTCRDSSKAPQIITDHSEPWKSYNMVTSGDSKISSKQQHHHHHCLNPSPTTPTVKQESKEETTASDLTDWDSNVWKDIIGLSGFEIMDLQIKPVEFQSDFTFDESEFV from the exons ATGGGTACTACCCTTTTCCCCTGCCCTGAAAGGCTGTCTAGCGACAAGAAAAGGGTGATACAAGAACTTGTTCATGGGCAAGAGTGTGCTACCCAGCTTCAGATTCTTTTCCACAAGCCCTCTGAAGAACGTGGGCAACTCACGGCTAAGGAACTTGTGCAGAAGATCTTGAGATCTTTCAATGAGACGATTTCTGTGCTGAGTTCTTGTGACTCGGCTCAGGTTTCTCGGAATCAGGCGACTAATTCTAACGATGATTCGCCCTGTTGTGTTGACCGGAGGTCTGAAGATTCTAGTGAGAGCAGGAAGAGACCGTCCTCCAAGGACAGGAGAGGCTGTTACAAGAGAAA GAGGGCTGCAAATACTTGGACAGTGATTTCTGCCGCAATGGAAGATGGCCATGCCTGGAGGAAGTACGGACAAAAGGAGATCCTCAATGCTAAGCACCCAAG GAGTTACTTCAGGTGCACTCGAAAGTATGATCAAGGCTGCAGAGCAACCAAACAAGTCCAAAGAATGGAAGATGATTCCCAAATGTTTCAGACAGTTTACATTGGCAGCCACACCTGCAGAGACTCATCCAAGGCTCCCCAAATCATCACAGATCATTCTGAACCTTGGAAATCTTACAATATGGTCACATCGGGTGACTCCAAAATCTCAAGCAAACAACagcaccaccatcatcactgCTTGAACCCATCTCCCACAACCCCAACCGTGAAGCAAGAATCCAAGGAAGAGACGACAGCAAGCGATCTTACCGACTGGGACTCCAACGTGTGGAAGGATATAATAGGTCTGAGTGGTTTCGAAATTATGGACCTACAGATTAAGCCTGTAGAGTTTCAAAGTGATTTTACTTTTGATGAAAGTGAGTTCGTCTAG
- the LOC18587502 gene encoding rhodanese-like domain-containing protein 7 — protein MLRCRPPLSLALRMLSSSSHTSNPNPIFHLPCTSRPTSGLPLKARLSNSCSSDRRMTLSKCFTGAAADPIPVSSSGKPHCCQNPEEPDSDSLVVVSFYRFADFPDHADLRKPLKKLCEDLRVSGGIILAPEGINGSICGTRESVERVLGFIQTDDRLKGLRQIESPVSPEQEAIHHGHSTSSPLAAGEDAPFRWDHVRVKLKKEIVTLGMPEVSPIEKVGKYVSPKDWNALISDPDTVVIDVRNNYETRIGMFKGAVDPCTTAFREFPPWVEDQFRLDGSELEHANMEKKGLDESINKDAEIPKQKMPKRVAMYCTGGIRCEKASSFLLNKGFEEVYHLKGGILKYLEEVPKTESLWEGECFVFDKRVSVEHGLVQGNFKLCYGCKQPVSDADMEAPEWEYGVSCPHCFLSKSEEEKERARARQRQFETWGIIGGLDKGRRPASKPDSIKRNQTKLSSSV, from the exons ATGCTAAGGTGCAGACCACCTCTATCGCTGGCGCTGAGGATGCTGTCATCATCTTCCCATACCTCTAACCCCAACCCTATATTCCATCTTCCCTGCACTTCTCGACCAACCTCTGGTCTTCCCCTCAAGGCTCGTCTCTCTAATTCTTGCAGTTCCGATCGGAGGATGACGCTGTCCAAGTGCTTCACTGGGGCCGCGGCTGACCCGATTCCCGTCTCGTCTTCGGGCAAACCCCATTGTTGCCAGAACCCCGAGGAACCCGACTCGGACTCACTCGTGGTCGTCTCTTTTTACAGGTTTGCTGACTTTCCAGACCATGCTGATTTGCGTAAACCCTTGAAGAAACTTTGCGAGGACCTG CGTGTTTCAGGTGGCATCATTCTTGCCCCTGAAGGGATCAATGGTAGCATTTGTGGCACACGGGAATCGGTGGAAAGAGTCCTAGGATTCATTCAAACTGATGACCGCTTAAAAGGGTTAAGGCAGATAGAGTCACCGGTTAGTCCTGAGCAGGAAGCTATCCATCATGGACACTCTACTAGTTCTCCTCTTGCAGCAGGTGAGGATGCACCCTTTCGGTGGGACCATGTGAGAGTGAAGTTGAAGAAAGAG ATTGTTACTCTTGGAATGCCAGAAGTATCACCCATTGAAAAGGTTGGAAAGTATGTCAGCCCAAAGGATTGGAATGCTTTGATCAGTGATCCAGATACT gtGGTAATTGATGTTCGCAATAATTATGAAACTAGAATTGGGATGTTCAAAGGAGCAGTGGATCCATGTACCACGGCATTTCGTGAGTTCCCACCTTGGGTGGAGGACCAGTTCCGACTTGATGGTTCAGAACTGGAGCATGCAAACATGGAGAAGAAAGGATTGGATGAAAGCATCAATAAAGATGCAGAGattccaaaacaaaaaatgccAAAGCGGGTTGCAATGTATTGCACAGGAGGAATTCGATGCGAGAAAGCTTCGAGTTTTCTGCTCAACAAAGGTTTTGAGGAG gTCTATCATTTGAAAGGTGGGATTTTAAAATACCTGGAGGAAGTTCCCAAAACAGAGAGTCTGTGGGAGGGGGAGTGCTTTGTGTTTGACAAGCGGGTCTCTGTTGAGCACGGTCTAGTACAAGGAAATTTCAAGCTTTGCTATGGGTGTAAGCAACCTGTTAGTGATGCTGACATGGAAGCACCAGAGTGGGAGTATGGGGTTTCTTGTCCCCACTGTTTCTTGTCGAAGTCCGAagaggagaaagagagagcAAGAGCACGACAGAGGCAATTTGAGACGTGGGGCATTATTGGTGGTCTGGATAAGGGCCGGCGACCTGCATCAAAGCCGGATAGTATAAAGAGGAACCAAACCAAGCTTTCATCTTCAGTTTAA